TGTTAAGTCTGCTGCCAACCACATTACACAACTCTGCGAAAACAGAAACATTTATTGGCAAGCCATCCGATATGAAAACAGAGGCATTAATAGGAAAACAGTAATTGCTTGTGCCTATAGGTACTGCAACAAATCCTTCAGCAGATAGAGGTTTGGGTTATCATGATAACTGGCAAGCAAAAGCCTCAAGTCCTAAATGTTCTAGAACTGCTTTTCCTCTTATTTGTACTTTCAAGCTTACACCAGGTTTTTTGGTCTTCAACAAAGAGTAAATGTCCAATCACAGAGGATTTTATCATTGTTCTGGAATTTTCAAGAGAGCACAGTCTTACCCTTAGCATAGtaatggaaacaaaaaatgataagaaaggtTGTATTCCTATAACTTGGCATACTCACTAATCAAAATCTGGGATGGGGATTAACTGATGCCAGAAACCAAAAATTTTGGCAGTTAGGGTCGTAGCAGGCAAGGACTTGAAAAGCAGATGGGAGGAGGTTCATTCATCGGAGTCCAAGGTATTATGAGGGTCATGTAGATGTCAATGGGGAAggtaattagttttttatatactgaAGGTTTAATggggtttttcttctttaatgcaAAGGGATTCTAGTAGACAGAGGTAACCAGAGTTGGTCCTGACAAGAATTTCTCTTGTGAGGTTTAGTTCATGATGGTCCCAGTAACAGCGTTTGATGGTACTGTTTTTAAGATAGTGAGTAAACTACCTCGACAGGTGAAACCTTTTCATCCTGATTTATGAGGCATTTTGTGGTCCACAGTCCTCACCTTGGCAAGACATCTAATCATAGGCCTGTGGTTACAGATTCTTTCAACCGAGATTTAGCTATAATTGAGCAGTTTTCCCTTTTGGAGTCCCTGGGCTTACAGCATTTTGCATTTCCAGGAAGAGTTGCAGCttggcaaataataataacaatacacagGTCCCTAAGGACACTTGCTGACAGTAAGGTAAACACATGTGAAGTGAGGTTCTTATCTACATGGGTCTGGAGGTATGAGTGGACCAAGCTGCTACCCAGCTTGCAGATAATCTTCTAATGTTACTTGGGAATGTAATGTTCTTGATTTCACAAGGACTCATGAATGAGGCAATGGTATAAATGATCGTTTTGTTTTTGACCACTGATACACTTTCTACAGGACCCAAGTTACCtacacaaaccaaaaaataaacacacaatattgaataaaaacacaaaatcattcTGACCTGCTTTGCTGAAGGTGACATTCCTGCTTGTACAACTATAATTGCTCTTTGAATGTTTTCTTCCTGCATACGGGTACAGTAAGTTTTAATAGTTCTTACACCAACCTGAAAAGACATGcatttttaaatttagaaatacaTACTACTTTTATTAACGAATCCTGCAAAACATAAACTTCTAGCTGAATGACAGGCTAGGGAATAACACATGAACTAAGCTGTTCACAGCTGTGACAGTGAAAATTTCTCAGTGCTGCAAAGTTATTAAATTTGTTATCGCTGAAATACAAGCGGCACATATTATGGAAGCAGAGGCAATGGTCACAAGCCATCCTCATATTACTGAAAGCTTTCATGACTACTCAAAAGTCTTACTATGAAGATACAGAGCATGATGATACATGCCTCAGGTACAATATTTGCAGAAACAAGAAGGGctcctctttcctctcctttATCCTTGATTTGCTTTTGCACAGTCAATTCCTCTTGTAATACCACTTTTACAATAGATTTTTAAAGAACTTCCTCATTCCGAAAATGCAGATCTACTATTTTACTCATGCATATTGCTAAGTGGGCAACAGCCACTACAGGGGATGTCATTCCTGAGCCTTGGTGCGATACATCTCTGAATTCCAACCAGATTGGTGGTAGTAGCTGCTACTCTGCAGACCATACTCCAGATAATctaatattattaatgtaatgtCACAGACCTCATATGAAAAGTACCTCTTACTATTATAAGTTTCTACAGAGCCATATTTCTAGACACAAAGGAGGCTGGCCAGAACGGATACAATTATAACTAAGAGGCAGAAATGAGAGCTACGGCAAGGCAGAAAACTAGGACTGCcagacaggaccaggccaagggAGACAGATGAAAGAAAAGTGAATAGAAATGTTTCTTGAGCCAAATGGATGTAACAAAGACCCTTTGGTCCCCCATTAAGTTTCTCAAGCAACGCAGACTCAAGGCAGCGAACCCTTAACACAAAACCATCCATGATGAGTAATTGTGTTGGGAACGATAAAACAAAGAGTGGATCTGCTTTTCAAGAAGGTAGATCCCTCCTACCTGTACTATATAATGGTTACACAAAAAGCAATCAACTGTCCCTGACAGTAAATCATATGAAGGTTTTACTATTTAGATGTCTTCATCATCCTTAGAAGATCCATGTTtaataaactaagaaaaaatggAGGGTACGATATAGAGGAATAGCTCAGGAAATTTATCACAAACAGTATGTTTCGGTTTTAGACCTTAAAAGAGGTCCATTACTTTCTCTTATTCCTGGAAGGTAATTGGACAGACAGTAACTGTTCTTACATTACGAGACTATCAATCATTCCGATATTTGGCAAACCTATATTTTCAATGAGAGGAGTACGATATCAATTATATGTGAATAATTGTTTTGGAGAgcagagagattaagagaaaacTAGTAAATATGTTTTACATTTCCGTGTTGATAGTCCATCACATGTACGGTAGTGCAACAaactcattattttactttttaatttgaaccaactttttattttacttttcacagGATATTTAAATAAATCACCTCAAAAACCATGCTACTGACAAGGTGTGTCTGTTGGATTAATCCTTCTTTACATCAGTTTTATTTGGGAGCTTGATTCTTCAATGCCCTTCCTGATGAACTACAGTAAATTCTCTCATTTACACTTGGACCAAGTGAAGGATAGGTAGCTCACTTTGAATTTTTATATCCCTGTAATCTGAAGACAATGATGATATCTACACCTGATCTTTGCATGGTCTTACCCACAAGTTTCCAGTAGCAATACCCAGCAAGTGATCGAGTTCAACAATGAAATTTTTTACAACGCTGGAAACAAAGATATAGTACGAGGGGAAACTGTTAAACAAGGCTTCATAAGTACAGAACTTCTGTAATGTAATATAAGCCtttcaataagataaaaaaagtgaTTATGGCAACAtacaccaaacaaagtaaaaagaaaaacatggttTTACCAAAACAACACAAACCTTCGGCTCATCTGGAAAGAAGACAAACATCTGATCTGTTGGATCATCATTGTGAGCAACTAACACAATGAGATCTGAGCGAGCTGGGTGCCTTTCTGATGGCTTTGCTCCAAACTGTTCTTTGAATTGGTCTAAAGTTTGATCTAACTCATCTTGCGTCACTAAATATCCACGATCATGACATAACTGCATGATGGTTTTGCGAATTCTCCATAACTTGTAGGTTTCAGCTTCATCATCCATGGCGAGAGGTCTTCACTCCTGGGGAAAGACAAATGCATGAATACTCATTATAATCTCACAactataaatacaatacaaattaaTGATGCTCAAGTTATTCAACTTTAGTGAAAGTCTGTTCAGTTAGTAATGAAATTGTGTGTCTGATTGTGTATATTGTACAGTAATATGTTTCGTGTTTCCAAATATCAATCACCATTTACTAATTCCTGTTGTGGGGTACTAAAAGCTACTTGCTAAGGTTCTTCAAAAGACCTATTACGATTAATTAAAAACAATGCACTGTGTACAGAATGTTAGTAAGTTATCTTTAGTAATCCTAGCCTAGTCAAACTATCTGAATTGTTGACAGAGAGCCAAATTGATCTTACTCAACCCTTGCTCTACAGTACTATAACAAGTAGAGGTTAGTCTAGGGTCTTGCCTAAGTCTTCTTGGTCAAGTTTCTCTACTGCCTTAGCCTGTATAATACACTAAGGTAGGGGTGCAGTTGCATTTTTCTGGTTAGCACTAACATAATAATTGATGTCAGACCTAGGCTATATAGCCACACTAAAAAGTAATTTACGATTAATCTGGCCATAAGCAAAGCTGAACTGTACGTCCAGTATACTTGAACTGAGCTGCCAAAAACACAAGTTCTACAGCAACGGCTACACTGTTCTGTAGGTCTTCCAATGCATGACTTTTGGCCAGTCGAATGCGGGGGTATGGGTCATGCATTTTTTAAATCTAACCAATTGCATGCACAGATCAGTTTGGGTTGCACCCAAAGCTCATTCTTATGAACAAAAGGACTGAATTCATGATGTGTCCGCACACTGTAGGCCTACAATCAGGTCCAATTGACACTGTCAACACTGGAAGGTAAAATAGTGTTGCAAAAGTTTCACTGCTACATATACAGTATCATGTAAGGACTTTAGAGCACTGAAAACACCAAAGCCTTCCCACATCAAGTAAGAAACAAATGGTTCAATTGAAAAGTTTACTGTTACCCGCCAATAATATGGAATCCACAGTTTATATTTGTTGCACTCATAATACCAAGCCTGTGTATTTCTCctgattatgaaaaatgttatgaagaactgatattatattataatgcatcTCAGTCAGGTAAGTTAAGGGTACGAACATATGGGTATGATAGTTCTGTTAATTGAGGTGGAATCCTAGTATAACATATGTGTTGAAAAGTCTCCTAAGAGTCCGAAAATATCATCCAGACTTGGCTTTACAGGATTCAACTCTCAGCCAGGTAAGGGGGCTATCTAATAGGGTCTGCTGGCAGAGCCTCCAGTTATGTAAGAATGACagtaaggttaggttagattaggaatATTTTGTTTAGGCAGTTGCATGTTGACCAAGGTGGAAGCATCGGCCAAACTAGCCTACATGTTTGAATGTCACATTCAGCCTATAGCAATCAGGGGTGAAGGCCTTGGGCAGGTATGGAGACTAATTTTTTGGATCCTGGGGTGAAACGCCTGCTAAATGAGGCCATATAGTTAGACTGGGTTAAAGATGCATGCTTAGCAATATTTGGGAGACATACTGCCTTTGAAACCATGATACTGGTAATTACTAAGAATAGCAAATTATGCTAAAAGTTTTAAGTaggaattattttgtatttcatggaTTTACGTTGACTGAGATGGAAGTCAAGTGCTATCCATGTGTTCAAATAGTCCGGGGTAAGCTTGCAAAGTGATGGGTCAGTGTGTTCTAGTATACAGATTGGCAGACCAAGGGTCCTTCTGATAAGACATGGAACAGAAATCATCATatctttttggttttcatttttgacGCACATTTAGAAATAGGTGGCTGTATCCCTCATTAAGCCTGTTTGCCTGGGTAATCCTACAGAAAACAGTACTTTCTGCTCTAGCCTAGCCTATTTCTACTTCTGAAggagcaaaattttgaaaatcagtGACGTTAGCCtaagcatttttttattgtttcttgacTAAAACTCATGGTTTGCTTAAAGTAATCGTATCTGTTGGTTGGACATGGTAAATATACCACCTTGCATAAGATGAAAAATAGTCCTGCAAATATCCTACCTTGCATAAGATGAAAAATAGTCCTTTAAGGTATAATGTAGCCTATATGTGATGAAATAGTTACCCCAAGGCTAAGAAACCCACATCTTATTCCAAAGTTGGTAATTCTACAAAAGAGCTCGGCATGCGGATAtagtttaataaaacattttgacaaagggtgtatataatgtaGTACAGgcaagataatttgagaaatttaccatcttttttttttgtttttttttttttaatattcatccccaaggggcctTTCAGTAGAATTATCCCAGTCTTAAATAATACGCTACGCTGAATGCTTAGGGCTAGGCCAGGCCTTTACCAGTAGCCTATGGGGTGGGCTAGGACTCTACTGACAAGCTATAGGTAAGGTTATGCTACAAAATTACCACAAGGCTAAAGAGCTAGGTAAACTGGAGTGGATGCAGAGTAAGGAGACAGGTAGGCATGAGAAATCTGACAGTGAAAATGGCCCAAACCTAACCTCTACTGGAATGCACTGTCCTGACCCAACCAGAAcataccttcctaacctgactaatggcctgtccacaatAGAGGGCACTTCCAGCCGTTTacattttctctcgcttctgaagcatcGTTACCAGTCAATCGCGTCATTCTGGCTCCACACTcagtcggtcagtatagtggaatgGGTTATGAGAACAGTGTTTGCCCATCGGGCAGTGCCCGTTAGTCTGGACAGGGCTTTAGGGTGCTGAGCCCTGATCTGTCCAAGGGAAGGGGGGCCTTTCCTCCCCTGGACCCCGACCCAAGTAATACTATCCATCAAGCACATggaccttcctaacctaacttacagTGCCATACCCTGACCTGGCCCAGGGGAACCTTACCCCCCTTGGACCCATCAAGTAACAATGAAATTCAGAAACGGATCGGTGGGACTAAATTTCTGTTTGGGCGTATGGTCTGGCACTGGCTACAACTTTACTGAAACAACCTCTACCTAACTTTTCCTAGAGTGCCACACTCTGACCTAACCAGATcataccttcctaacctgacttaaggCACCGTGCCCAGACCTGGCTGGGGGAGGGGGGCTGAATCCCCCTGGCTAAGTCTGGACACAGTGCCCTAAGTGAGGTTAGTAatgtaaggtctggttaggtcaggacatgcaTTCTGGGAAAGGTTGGGTTTGTTTTTATCTGCAGAACCTGTTCCTGTTGCTATAGAATAGactagaatagaatacagaatttagattaatggccaagagctgggacctacgaggttattcagtgctgaaatggaaattgccaGCAAAAAGATCTGAAAGGAGGATAACCTTGTAGTTACACTATGAGTCTATTGTTAGGACAGGGTTGAGGAAAGGAGTTCGGGTAGTTTTGGCCGTAAGCatgtttacgtgcaaaatgggggCCGTGATTAGTagcagccccttggggatgtacgtaaaatataaaataacgacagttaataccataaacataacgtcttacgttgttttggatgcTATGGCCTACATGACTTACAGCCAAAACAACAGAGACCTgtagaaagcaagatggaaagCAAGacgtaagagaaaatgaaaggaagtacagtcaaaggaatgaaaggcttagcagctaggggctgaggggaggctgcaaagaaccgcaAGTAAtgtcatgtggtgcactgacggcattaacccccacACATGGGCCGTTGTTCTGCACTCGTCCCCTCATTTTGCATTCTACCTGGTACACTACCCAGATAAGGCTTAACAGAAAGGCTAGGACTCTCTCGCTAGGTTAGGCTAGGCCTAGGGTAGGGTAGTACCTTTAGGCCCCTCTCCGTTCAATAAACCTGTTAAATAATACTCAGGCAAACTATTATTATGAATGGAGAATAAACTAACGTAGCCTGGCCTGGTCTAACCATATGGCTCTGCAATACACAAGAACGAAAACCGGAGTTACACTAAGATAGCCGGACGTAAATCCACTTTACAGTTAGGTTAGCTTCACTGTACTTACACAGGACGGCTTTCAAAACCCTCTTGTggatttattaacttttattacacaatatacaACGCCGAGACGGGGACTGGTACTCTTTAAATCCCCGTTATTGCGATATACTTTCGACGCCTTTCTAGAATACAAACGTAAACAATCAACACcttgactcttcttcttcttcacccgcttggtcaggaacttgggACGGGGAGGTTACCTTTaagaaattcaaaaaatatatgttcGTATTTCTTGTAGGAACTTGGAGGATACAGTTCGTCTTTAAAAGGCGGTCGTAGTTCTTGCAGGAAACTTTTAAAGGTTATAAAAGAGCGAGGAATATGGTTCatgagatttttctttaaatagtcctCTTTTATATAAAGTACTTTCGTATGTTTTGCAGAAATTTGGTGTTACCTGTAAACATGTTCGTATTTATTGCAACAAACTTTCAAAGATTAGAAAGAGCAGGTACAGGGttcatacgatttttttttcgaaagaacCCTCTTTTAagctaataattttcattatggtTCATTCACGTGGTAGCCTACAAGAGAAATTTATAGAATGTATGCGACTGATATTCAGTTAAAGATGGCGATACTGAAGCCATGGTTAATGATCATCGTAATTATAGTGCAAGTTAGCTTGACATGTTAGCCCTGCAAGCTGACGTCAGAAGTAAATACTTTTATATGACCTGCGCAGAGCCGCAAAGGACGGTACACAGCATTTAGTTCCATGCAAGTGAGGAAATAAAGCAAAGACGAATTATAGGTCAGACCATTAACAAAGTAGCTATGAAAACTCCCAATAAAAATCTAAGATACATAATACAAGCACCGATCATTAAAAAAGATCTCAGTTGGTTTTCTGGTTCAAATGCGTCCACCTCTGATATCTTCACCACATTACCACACATAGGTCTATGGGGAGCCCCAGGGCAAGGCGTCAGAGCAATCTCAAACCAACCAAAGGGTGAAAAATTACTTTGACAGGGAAACCGAATCAATAAGGCAACAAAACGCATACTCTCAAAGATGCTAAGTCAGCAGAAAACtactaaagtaaaataaagttatttaagaATTCTGGAAAACATAAACTTTAGTAATTGGGGATACATCGAGCTTTTCTCGCCAATGCAGGTTTTTCTGTATTATCATGCGAATTCTCCTTTTGATGAAGACTTGGCATTATCTGTTTATCCCACTACTCTCTCTTTCGACACTCCTTTGGCTCGGATGAGTGGCCTCTCAGTATAGTGAGGAACTTTTCGTTTATAGGCCTATTGCAAGACTGTCTACTTCAGTGCTAAGAAAATGTGCAATTTTTGTACATTGGATTACCTAAATGGTCTtcaataataagattaaatataggATGAGGGCAAATGAAACTTTCACCTAAAGATCTAAGCGAATTCAGTTGGATCACACTTACAAAGGATTCCGATTCCACAAAACTTGTTAATCCTCATGATGATTATTCATCTACATACATTCCACTGTTACTTTCGTACACACAAAAAAGTGTACTGTAATTTAaaatcactggagagagagagagagagagagagagagagagagagagagagagagagagagagagagagagagagagagagagagagagagagagagagagaattaaatactTTAGACAAAACTAAGCTCCGTGTTGGCTtgtttgcataaataaaaacaggcaATACATTTGTTTGGATGTCGCAATAATCCTTAATGCAGGTGTTTGCCGAAAACAGGGCCAAAGCTCCTTACGCTCTACCTAAATCGACGGCCTCGACCGTGGGTGAACCGAACACTAACACCGTGTATGAAACGCAGTGCAGGACGCGGAGGCGGGaggcgaaagaagaagaagaagaagaagaagaggaagagatttcaaagcgtgggaaaaaatccttttgatggaaactTGGAAAAACGGAACTATTTTGCAATAGCTTTGATTACACACCTGACACTCGTCGCATGACGGCGCATTCTCTCTGATGAAAGAATGCTGATGtgacatattttcaaattttgctgTTTCAGCTACTGTTTCGAGGATAGATTATGAGTATTAACACAGACAGAAATATGCACAATAGGAGTTTCGTTTGATTGAATGCTTCCACGAATTGCATACATGTGAAAACAGAGAATGCTAAAtggatgttaataaaaaaaattcatttgaaaaaataccATAGCACCAAGAGATATCTCATGTAGGTGTATAATAGTAGTCCACTAATTTTCACCTTACTAGGATGAGTAAGGTAGGTTTTTAGTTTCAAGATGTCTGTGCATGGTAATGCTGTTTAACTACAAACTGTCGAATTCTAAGCATACAAACAGTATTTTGCATATCAAACGTTACATATCAATTTCCCATACAACAATAAGTCTTTGCGAAAACATTTACTTAACACAATCTTTGACATTTCAAGTGATGCCTTCATGGTATTGATTAGCAGGATTAGAGGCAAAAAATAAAGTCAGTGAAGCTATACAATCTTTTTTAATCACAATGGACGATAACTTAAAATCCAGGGAAACTAAACTAcacagaaacaaaaggaaaacattaagaAAAGACTCTTAAACTGATGTAAACACTGCATGTAGATGTCGAggtgtagtagtagtagatattatatgcctttgaaacggctcccttgctcgttctATTTCTCCCGAAGACCGGGAAGGTGGGGATAAAGTTGagtagcattagtagtagtagtagcagtagtcgTACTAGTAgacgggatttgcctttgaaacggctccacCTACGTACATGGCTGTTGGACATAGTTTAGGCAGAAGCCTCTGTTGCTGTTTTCCGTTGGGACAGAagtttcttctttgtcatcagtGTGGTATACCAACACGAAGGGCTTGACCTGACCTGTTAGGGAGGTAAAAATGATGGATGGTTTCTTAGATGTGGTGGTCACTTACTTAATGGTAGAGGAAATGGAATACTGtgcatgaaatgtaaaatttataaaagaacttTGAGCGGTCAACTGTATTGTGACAGTTCACTTTAAAATACACTGCTGATGGAGTTGGGGGAATATATGACACTTAAAATTCATGAAAGAATTTTAGGTCATCGTTCGTTATATAACAGTTgttgaaaatatactgtattatctaAGAAAGACTATTTAAGGGGTTCCAAAGTTAAAAGGTCCCATGAAGTATAAATGTCGCCTGGTTTCGGGGGTTTCCTAATCACAGGAATACACGACTACTTTGCTCATCATTTCAAAGCATTGACTGTCATCCTTTGGTTACTGTAGAAAAGTAAATTTAAGTGTAACTGTAGAGTGTTTTCAACTGAGTGTATACGTGCCGATCTGGGAAATTTGAGATGTAACCATCTGCTATATAACTTATGTCTGTCCATTGCAAAGTCTGAATTGTCTCCTGAAGGCATACGGGTAATATGATAAAGAAGAAGTCTACTTGTCTATCGCACAGTTACTTTCCCTTCCGGCcacccacacatgcacacatacacatgcaggctcacacaaacatgcacacaagaCTCAAATCCCATGCAGGCACACTGCAATGGCAGCTCACTCCTCTCCGCTTCTTAAGTCTCACAACTCATGCAGAGAGTGTGCCATGCACATGTCATAACCTGCAGGGAATGAAACTCGGGTATTACACTGTCCATGGGAGATAGAAGTCACAGTTAATGGTCTGCAAAAACGAAGTAGCTGATAAACCACAGAGATTACAGTCGTGGGATGCATTCTGTCAAAGTGACTTGCTCAGGAGAGTCATACAGTCTTACCAGATATCCGTCAATGTCCTGGAGCGAGTCtgcaaagtagtagtagtagtaggcgggATTTGCCTtcgaaacggctcccttgctcgtttTATTCCTCCTTCTAAGAGTAATGATCAGGAAATAATGATGAATAGTTAATAAAATAAGGAGCAAAGAAGTCAGATGTCAAAATGACCTCATGGCTCTACATGATATCAGAGGGAAATTGAAATTGTGACGAAAGTTTTCGGAGAGAAGGCTAAGATGGAGGACAAGACATAGCAGGTAGTGCATtagtgcataaaaatatatatataataaaaaatcttcttCACTGTGGAAAGATTTGGTCAAATTTGAGAGGGGAGTCAAAATATCAAGTTCTTTTTTATATCAATGACATAGGTTCAGTTTTTGCTTGTATTGACAAACTCAGGTGATCCTGAATATTATCAACACAAGGTGACTGGACCCTCTCAGAAAAGATAAGTAGTCAATAAGAACCAAACTGACAAAAGATAAATTTCAGTCAGGAATCTTCCTCgtgaatttttagttgaaaacaaatcaaaagcTACCCTTTACAAAAGCAGACGAAAGCATTAGCAAGGACAAGAGAACAGTACAGGTAGACTTGACGGTTCCTCTCTTGATTAAAAACGGTGCAGGTGGATTATTGAGGCATGTGCACACCTTAGAAGCATTTGAAGTTCAGGAAGGCGACAAGAATGTTGAACTAAACACACGGCT
The genomic region above belongs to Macrobrachium rosenbergii isolate ZJJX-2024 chromosome 18, ASM4041242v1, whole genome shotgun sequence and contains:
- the Rpb5 gene encoding DNA-directed RNA polymerases I, II, and III subunit RPABC1, which translates into the protein MDDEAETYKLWRIRKTIMQLCHDRGYLVTQDELDQTLDQFKEQFGAKPSERHPARSDLIVLVAHNDDPTDQMFVFFPDEPKVGVRTIKTYCTRMQEENIQRAIIVVQAGMSPSAKQALVDMAPKYILEQFLESELLINITEHELVPEHVVMTAEEKTELLQRYKLKDNQLMRIQAGDPVARYFGLKRGQVVKIIRPSETAGRYISYRLVV